The following coding sequences lie in one Desulfobacterales bacterium genomic window:
- a CDS encoding ACT domain-containing protein, producing the protein MEKKFIMTAFSKDRPGIVADVTEVIYENGCNLEDTTMTNMLDEFAIILLFTGQGEDLEDQLLGDCRRLERDKDITAFIRPVEAEHKGNLADLTTKIINVEGIDQTGIVFKISRYLANNNINIESLTSRRAVSPESGTALYFMEIKVQVPETISLEQLESGLSQVGEDLNLDITLQ; encoded by the coding sequence ATGGAGAAAAAATTTATTATGACGGCTTTTAGCAAAGATCGACCCGGTATTGTTGCTGATGTTACCGAGGTGATTTATGAAAACGGCTGCAATCTGGAAGATACGACAATGACTAACATGCTGGATGAATTTGCCATCATCCTCCTGTTTACCGGCCAGGGAGAGGACTTGGAAGATCAGCTATTAGGAGATTGCCGTCGACTTGAAAGAGACAAAGACATAACTGCTTTCATTCGACCGGTGGAGGCTGAACACAAGGGAAACTTAGCCGATTTAACCACTAAAATCATCAATGTAGAAGGCATTGACCAGACCGGAATTGTATTTAAGATCAGCAGATACCTTGCCAACAACAATATCAACATTGAAAGCCTGACCTCACGGCGGGCCGTCTCGCCCGAATCCGGAACCGCGCTCTATTTTATGGAAATTAAGGTTCAGGTTCCCGAAACAATCTCTCTTGAGCAATTAGAATCTGGGCTCTCGCAGGTGGGGGAAGATTTAAATTTAGATATAACGCTTCAATAA
- a CDS encoding Tm-1-like ATP-binding domain-containing protein: protein MGNTMSIEPRIAVVGTFDSKAEEHFFLKERIEQHGLSTLTVNVGTAAPAPSAVDLDLYKTVIKNSPALRESRDTAIAAMIEEARARIKKLYAENKIAGMISAGGGTGTHIGTSIMHELPLGVPKVMVSTVASRNMAQTVGTKDITMIHSVADLLGVNSISGRILDKAAAGICGMAQSRWHPDTTKKRIALPFFGFITAGAEATRKTLEDRGYEVVAFHANGIGGMAMEELAAEGYFDGILDFATHELADHLLDGYCGDIGSQRFEPVPGHSIPRLVIPGGLDCAVLEFTRDNIPPQYQDRQIFFYDFRSAIRLNEDETRTLADQLSRKLNKDASNVKILIPLQGWSEADREGGPLYDPPMNRFFTQQLQEKLDHQINIQEAAHHINDPAFAELAARTMDQMIQEQSA, encoded by the coding sequence ATGGGAAATACTATGAGTATCGAGCCCAGAATCGCGGTGGTGGGGACTTTCGATTCCAAGGCTGAAGAGCATTTTTTTTTGAAAGAACGTATTGAGCAACATGGCCTTAGCACATTGACCGTTAATGTCGGCACCGCAGCGCCTGCACCGTCAGCGGTGGATCTGGATTTATACAAAACCGTTATCAAAAACAGCCCGGCTTTACGAGAGAGCAGAGATACGGCGATTGCCGCCATGATCGAAGAAGCCAGAGCCCGTATCAAAAAGCTTTACGCGGAAAATAAGATTGCAGGAATGATCTCGGCCGGCGGCGGCACCGGCACCCATATCGGCACAAGCATAATGCACGAGCTTCCGCTGGGGGTCCCCAAGGTGATGGTTTCCACGGTTGCATCGCGCAACATGGCACAAACGGTTGGCACCAAAGATATTACCATGATTCACAGTGTCGCCGACCTGCTGGGTGTTAATAGTATCTCAGGGCGTATTCTAGATAAGGCTGCAGCAGGTATCTGCGGAATGGCCCAGAGCCGATGGCATCCCGATACCACTAAAAAAAGGATTGCCCTGCCCTTTTTTGGATTTATCACCGCCGGCGCTGAAGCCACCCGCAAGACCTTGGAAGACCGTGGATATGAGGTGGTGGCTTTCCATGCCAATGGTATCGGTGGGATGGCCATGGAAGAGCTGGCTGCCGAGGGCTATTTTGATGGCATTTTGGATTTCGCCACCCATGAGCTAGCCGACCACCTGCTAGACGGCTACTGTGGGGATATTGGTTCGCAACGGTTTGAACCGGTTCCCGGGCATTCAATTCCCAGATTGGTTATCCCGGGTGGGTTGGATTGCGCAGTTTTAGAATTCACCCGCGACAATATTCCGCCGCAATATCAAGATCGTCAGATCTTTTTTTATGATTTTCGCTCTGCTATCCGTCTCAATGAGGACGAAACACGAACCCTGGCTGATCAACTGTCACGAAAATTGAATAAAGATGCATCTAATGTGAAAATATTAATCCCCCTACAGGGATGGTCCGAGGCGGATCGCGAAGGTGGTCCTCTGTACGACCCGCCCATGAACCGTTTTTTCACGCAACAGCTGCAAGAAAAACTCGATCATCAGATAAACATTCAAGAAGCGGCTCACCACATCAACGACCCAGCATTTGCCGAACTGGCCGCCCGGACGATGGACCAGATGATACAGGAGCAGTCAGCCTAA
- a CDS encoding flavin reductase family protein, translating to MSIENNVFYWLPCSVVFVSTAHEDKKDIMTATAMFVSEKEPLLVISVAKDHLTERLISQSGKFTVVIAGADQEKLAMQVGSAKGDDMDKFERFSISATTGSGSAALIPDGAAAWMECEVETSKEIQGYQLFMGRVVNQNDSGKAPLVWHKDGFFGLTKG from the coding sequence ATGAGTATTGAAAACAACGTGTTCTACTGGTTGCCGTGTTCAGTGGTGTTCGTCAGCACCGCTCATGAAGACAAAAAAGATATCATGACCGCTACAGCCATGTTTGTATCTGAAAAAGAACCGCTGCTGGTCATCAGCGTAGCAAAAGACCATTTGACTGAAAGACTGATTTCCCAATCCGGCAAATTTACGGTAGTGATTGCAGGAGCTGATCAGGAGAAATTGGCCATGCAGGTGGGTAGCGCCAAAGGTGACGATATGGATAAATTTGAGCGCTTTTCCATTTCAGCCACCACCGGCTCCGGCAGTGCGGCTTTGATTCCGGATGGAGCAGCGGCCTGGATGGAATGCGAAGTTGAAACTAGCAAGGAAATCCAGGGCTACCAGCTTTTTATGGGCCGTGTTGTCAATCAGAATGATAGCGGTAAAGCGCCATTGGTCTGGCACAAGGACGGGTTCTTTGGTCTAACTAAGGGTTAG
- a CDS encoding molybdopterin-dependent oxidoreductase — protein sequence MTTEIKHSICFRCKPRCRLELEVEDNQIVKVSTSPIKKCPRKWASDLDRFYHPDRLNYPLKRVGEKGDNKWQQISWDEALDEIAVKLQSLKDQFGAETLGVTAGTSRSYEELNSRFLNLFGSPNQCGQAQICHGNSAVVATTLFGWWPYWMHIEKLQNTRCVMLIGRNPPHSHQTIWEGIEGAKKNGAKLIVIDPRRSESAESADLWLQLRPGTDCALLLGMINVIIEEDLYDREFVAQWCHGFDELAQRAKEYSLDKVAEITWVPADQIQAAARMFATETPSCAMEGMGVAHQPNSYGAIAARHIISAIVGNVDVQGGEELLGPAPFITEHEIEMPEALPIEQREKILGSQFKLYSWPGYEMVQSNVERVWGKRCDMFGYTCMAPAPSLYKAIAYSDPYPVRALITLSSNPMVTIPNTKLVHKALKSLDLYVVVDYFMTPSAQLADYVLPSAMWQERNFLWNFHNTTPVIVCGEAAVPPTIEGKHDRRDDFDFWRGLGIRLGQEEHWPWENVEAYYDYRLAPLGLTFRQMVEKGRWEPERWEYKKYEKMGGFGTPTGKIELASTVMEKLGFDPLPYYQEPPESPIRTPELSEKYPLILITGGRFHPFFHSEHRQIDKLRKRYPWAKMQIHPETAADIGVAEGDWVWIETQHGRVMQKVEIFDDIDPKVVHAQHGWWYPEMPGEEPWLHGVWVSNINVCTSSDEAECDEALGSWPLRTFQCKVYKVKNYGQGHPVTG from the coding sequence ATGACCACAGAAATCAAGCATTCCATCTGTTTTCGATGCAAACCACGCTGCCGTCTTGAACTGGAGGTGGAAGACAATCAGATTGTCAAAGTCAGCACCTCGCCCATCAAGAAATGCCCGCGTAAATGGGCTTCTGATCTGGATCGGTTTTATCACCCCGATCGTCTGAATTATCCGCTCAAAAGAGTCGGTGAAAAAGGCGATAACAAGTGGCAACAGATCTCCTGGGATGAGGCCCTGGATGAAATTGCAGTCAAGTTGCAGTCCCTCAAGGACCAGTTTGGCGCTGAAACCCTCGGGGTAACAGCCGGCACCAGCCGCAGTTATGAGGAACTCAACTCACGCTTTCTGAATCTTTTCGGCAGCCCCAATCAGTGTGGTCAGGCCCAGATTTGTCACGGTAATTCAGCAGTTGTTGCCACCACCCTTTTTGGCTGGTGGCCGTATTGGATGCACATCGAAAAACTGCAAAATACCCGTTGTGTGATGCTCATCGGACGCAATCCGCCCCATTCTCACCAGACGATTTGGGAAGGTATTGAGGGTGCCAAAAAAAACGGTGCCAAACTGATTGTCATCGATCCCCGGCGATCCGAATCTGCCGAATCAGCCGATTTATGGCTGCAGTTGCGACCGGGAACAGACTGCGCCCTGCTGCTGGGAATGATCAATGTTATTATCGAAGAAGACCTCTACGACAGGGAATTTGTCGCCCAGTGGTGCCATGGTTTCGATGAACTGGCGCAAAGGGCCAAAGAATATTCCTTGGATAAAGTAGCCGAAATTACCTGGGTGCCCGCCGACCAGATTCAGGCAGCTGCGCGCATGTTTGCCACCGAAACACCTTCGTGTGCCATGGAAGGCATGGGGGTGGCACATCAACCCAATTCCTACGGCGCCATCGCCGCACGCCATATCATCTCCGCTATCGTCGGCAATGTAGATGTGCAGGGCGGAGAGGAGCTGCTGGGCCCGGCCCCATTTATCACCGAACATGAAATTGAAATGCCCGAGGCCCTGCCCATCGAGCAGCGCGAAAAAATTCTGGGCAGCCAATTTAAACTCTATTCCTGGCCCGGCTACGAAATGGTCCAGAGCAACGTGGAACGCGTCTGGGGCAAACGCTGCGATATGTTCGGCTATACCTGTATGGCCCCGGCCCCCTCGCTTTACAAAGCAATTGCGTACAGTGATCCTTACCCGGTGCGGGCATTGATCACGCTGTCATCCAACCCGATGGTGACCATCCCCAACACCAAGCTGGTTCACAAAGCCCTTAAAAGTTTGGACCTGTATGTGGTGGTGGACTATTTTATGACCCCCAGTGCCCAGCTGGCAGACTATGTATTGCCCAGTGCCATGTGGCAGGAGCGCAATTTCTTATGGAATTTTCACAACACCACACCGGTTATTGTGTGCGGTGAAGCGGCCGTGCCACCCACCATAGAGGGCAAGCACGACCGGCGTGATGATTTTGACTTCTGGCGTGGTTTGGGCATTCGGCTGGGTCAGGAAGAGCACTGGCCGTGGGAAAATGTCGAAGCCTATTATGACTACCGCTTGGCACCCCTGGGATTGACATTCAGACAGATGGTCGAAAAAGGCCGCTGGGAGCCCGAACGCTGGGAATACAAAAAATATGAAAAAATGGGTGGATTCGGTACCCCCACCGGCAAGATCGAGCTGGCTTCGACCGTAATGGAAAAACTCGGTTTCGATCCCCTGCCCTACTATCAAGAGCCGCCTGAGAGTCCGATCCGAACGCCTGAGCTTTCTGAAAAGTACCCGTTGATCTTAATCACCGGCGGTCGCTTCCATCCTTTTTTTCATTCCGAGCATCGCCAGATCGATAAACTACGCAAGCGTTACCCCTGGGCCAAAATGCAGATCCATCCCGAAACAGCAGCGGATATCGGAGTTGCAGAGGGGGATTGGGTCTGGATCGAAACCCAGCATGGTCGGGTGATGCAGAAGGTTGAGATCTTCGATGATATTGATCCCAAGGTAGTGCATGCCCAGCACGGGTGGTGGTATCCGGAGATGCCGGGTGAAGAGCCCTGGCTGCACGGCGTCTGGGTCTCCAATATCAATGTCTGCACCTCCAGCGATGAGGCCGAATGCGATGAGGCTTTAGGCTCCTGGCCGCTGCGAACATTTCAATGCAAGGTTTACAAGGTCAAAAACTACGGTCAGGGACACCCGGTGACTGGATAA
- a CDS encoding ARMT1-like domain-containing protein — MFIKPDCIPCILKMTISSLRKLPLDEKAVKALYTEILQLPALRGLVWDITSPAIIEEVWQKITDAVESRDPFHELKSSQNEQILALYPFLEKMVNEAADPLKMAVKLSIMGNSMDFMVADSSLTIEKSIAEKTKLPLTDKDYSQFRQQLENTRYLLIFGDNAGEIVFDRLLIQIIKMQYQPEITFVVRSLPTLNDATLTEAKAVGINKFATVLENGIDGPLPGTVLGRCSSEVNTLVEQSDLIISKGGGNFDTLDEERKHLNKKISFLLLSKCAPHHDNFGVQLYHPVLFNKF, encoded by the coding sequence ATGTTTATCAAACCCGATTGCATCCCCTGCATATTGAAAATGACGATTTCATCGCTCAGGAAACTGCCCCTTGATGAGAAGGCAGTTAAAGCGTTATATACCGAAATTCTGCAATTACCAGCCTTGCGCGGTCTTGTCTGGGATATCACCAGCCCGGCTATTATCGAAGAAGTATGGCAAAAAATTACTGACGCGGTCGAGTCCCGGGATCCATTTCACGAGTTGAAATCAAGCCAAAATGAACAAATTCTTGCTCTGTACCCGTTTCTGGAAAAAATGGTCAACGAAGCTGCCGACCCTTTAAAAATGGCCGTTAAGCTTTCCATCATGGGAAATTCCATGGATTTTATGGTGGCGGATTCTTCTTTAACCATCGAGAAATCGATCGCAGAAAAGACAAAATTGCCGCTCACAGATAAGGATTATTCCCAGTTCAGACAGCAGTTAGAAAACACCCGGTATCTTTTGATATTTGGCGATAACGCCGGAGAAATCGTATTCGACCGCTTGCTGATTCAAATCATAAAAATGCAATATCAACCGGAAATCACTTTTGTCGTCAGAAGTTTGCCCACGCTCAATGACGCCACTTTAACTGAGGCCAAAGCAGTTGGTATTAATAAGTTTGCCACAGTTCTTGAAAACGGCATCGATGGGCCTTTACCCGGCACTGTCCTGGGCAGATGCTCCAGTGAAGTCAACACTCTGGTTGAGCAGTCCGATCTGATCATTTCAAAAGGGGGCGGCAATTTTGACACCCTGGATGAAGAACGAAAACACCTGAACAAAAAAATTTCTTTCCTCCTTCTTTCCAAATGCGCACCCCACCATGATAATTTTGGCGTGCAATTGTATCATCCGGTGTTATTCAATAAGTTCTAA
- a CDS encoding metallophosphoesterase produces MKKTQTLMSINTIIRVFIVFIVWVTCTQAEDIRFAVISDHRDDFSGLETALEFINSQNVDFIIVAGDFDPIDESYIGYYFVYGYSVGPEHQPNTQEIYFVLGNHDSPASGEVYFQFNIAPYYTVNGPDSAPEGTIFSFDRGDCHFVVTNQYWNYPEGGYTPAQLDWIEQDLASTRKPCKFVIGHEPAYPQYRHVGDSLDVDPIMRDDFWQILSENNVTAYMCGHTHRIYSDLVDGVYELNSGAAWENSLDIIIVDVSSKVVTAHLFSTDGSVPTADDEFETIVLQSNAADDDGGGGGGGGGGGGGG; encoded by the coding sequence GTGAAGAAGACACAAACACTTATGTCAATAAATACAATAATTCGAGTATTCATTGTTTTCATCGTATGGGTTACATGTACTCAAGCGGAAGACATCCGTTTTGCTGTAATATCAGACCACCGAGACGATTTTTCAGGTTTGGAGACTGCTCTTGAGTTTATTAATTCACAGAATGTAGACTTTATAATAGTTGCAGGTGACTTTGATCCGATAGATGAAAGTTACATCGGTTACTACTTTGTTTACGGTTACTCTGTAGGGCCAGAGCATCAACCAAACACTCAAGAAATATATTTTGTTCTTGGCAACCATGATTCCCCCGCATCAGGTGAGGTTTATTTTCAATTTAACATCGCCCCCTACTATACTGTAAATGGCCCCGATTCAGCTCCCGAAGGCACTATATTTTCATTTGACAGGGGAGATTGCCATTTTGTTGTCACCAACCAATATTGGAATTATCCTGAGGGCGGATATACACCGGCGCAATTGGACTGGATTGAACAAGACTTAGCTTCGACCCGCAAACCATGTAAATTCGTCATTGGTCACGAACCGGCATACCCCCAATATCGGCATGTAGGAGATTCACTCGATGTGGACCCGATAATGCGGGATGATTTTTGGCAAATACTATCTGAAAATAATGTTACAGCCTATATGTGCGGACACACTCATCGCATTTATTCTGATTTAGTCGATGGTGTATATGAATTGAACTCGGGTGCGGCCTGGGAGAATTCTCTGGATATTATAATCGTAGATGTTAGTTCTAAAGTTGTGACAGCACACCTATTTAGCACAGATGGCAGTGTCCCAACTGCAGACGATGAATTTGAGACCATCGTACTTCAATCTAATGCTGCTGATGATGATGGCGGTGGCGGTGGCGGTGGCGGTGGCGGCGGCGGTGGCGGGTGA